One part of the Actinomycetes bacterium genome encodes these proteins:
- a CDS encoding DUF2530 domain-containing protein — protein MAPPDADQPPADAGQQAADAGPQAADAGQQAADAGPQAADAGQQAAPRPVDPLDVDGVVPILVGILAWVIALVVLAVIGVRGQPLWVCAVGALLGVIGMPYLLRRRAVYRASRAARPAAGSAPSSRSGHVSHPTTPADPTTPADPTTSGGAPPA, from the coding sequence GTGGCCCCACCCGACGCAGACCAGCCGCCCGCGGACGCTGGTCAGCAGGCCGCGGACGCCGGTCCGCAGGCCGCGGACGCTGGTCAGCAGGCCGCGGACGCCGGTCCGCAAGCCGCGGACGCCGGTCAGCAGGCAGCGCCCCGGCCGGTCGACCCGCTGGACGTCGACGGCGTCGTGCCGATCCTCGTCGGGATCCTGGCCTGGGTGATCGCCCTCGTGGTCCTCGCCGTCATCGGGGTGCGCGGGCAGCCACTGTGGGTGTGCGCCGTCGGCGCGCTGCTGGGTGTGATCGGGATGCCGTACCTGCTGCGTCGCCGCGCGGTCTACCGGGCGAGCCGGGCCGCCCGCCCCGCCGCGGGCTCGGCGCCCTCGAGCCGCTCGGGGCACGTCAGTCACCCCACGACCCCCGCTGACCCCACGACCCCCGCTGACCCCACGACCTCCGGCGGAGCTCCGCCGGCGTAG
- a CDS encoding SAM-dependent methyltransferase has translation MPENLADALASLRADLVDPDRLVRAVATGRRRGAAPPQDQRLELRPVDIKAGRRLLLTRWDGTQTRTEHVPYGEDAAAAVDAALGQAYGSWHVQTTGETVQLRVTKKGEAQVHRSPATRTQLTEHDRVGRTLLAPDDPLFTAIGAGADKRRQVEAFLRALDPVLDDVPGLPAAGRPLRVVDLGCGNAALTLATYAHLSRNRGWDVHVTGVDAKAQARAHNTEAARRLGWADAAEFVEGRIEDVPLGWPPDVVLALHACDTATDDALARAIGWRAPLVLAAPCCHHDVQRQLTAAGGAAAAPEPYGAIARHAILRERFADVLTDALRAAILRLSGYRVDVVEFVASRHTPRNVLIRAVRTGAAPTPAQVAEYTALTGQWRLRPALEVRLGGVPGAVG, from the coding sequence GTGCCCGAGAACCTGGCGGACGCCCTGGCGAGCCTGCGCGCGGACCTCGTCGACCCCGACCGCCTCGTCCGCGCCGTGGCGACCGGGCGCCGGCGCGGGGCCGCGCCCCCGCAGGACCAGCGTCTCGAGCTGCGGCCAGTGGATATCAAGGCCGGGCGTCGGCTGCTGCTGACTCGCTGGGACGGAACGCAGACCCGAACCGAGCACGTGCCGTACGGCGAGGACGCGGCCGCCGCCGTGGACGCGGCTCTCGGGCAGGCATACGGCAGCTGGCACGTGCAGACCACGGGCGAGACCGTCCAGCTGCGGGTGACGAAGAAGGGCGAGGCGCAGGTGCATCGCTCTCCGGCCACCCGCACGCAGCTGACCGAGCACGACCGAGTCGGACGAACCCTGCTCGCCCCCGACGACCCGCTGTTCACGGCGATCGGAGCCGGGGCGGACAAGAGGCGCCAGGTGGAGGCGTTCCTGCGCGCGCTCGACCCGGTGCTCGACGACGTCCCGGGCCTGCCGGCAGCCGGCCGACCGCTTCGCGTCGTGGACCTCGGCTGCGGCAACGCGGCGCTGACGCTCGCGACGTACGCCCACCTGTCACGCAACCGAGGCTGGGACGTCCACGTCACCGGGGTCGACGCGAAGGCCCAGGCTCGCGCGCACAACACCGAAGCGGCGCGACGGCTCGGCTGGGCCGACGCCGCCGAGTTCGTCGAGGGCCGGATCGAGGACGTGCCGCTCGGGTGGCCCCCCGACGTGGTGCTCGCCCTGCACGCCTGCGACACCGCGACCGACGACGCGCTGGCGCGCGCCATCGGGTGGCGGGCACCGCTGGTGCTCGCGGCCCCCTGCTGCCACCACGACGTGCAGCGGCAGCTGACGGCGGCCGGTGGGGCCGCTGCCGCTCCGGAGCCCTACGGAGCGATCGCGCGGCACGCGATCCTGCGCGAGCGGTTCGCGGACGTGCTGACCGACGCGCTCCGGGCCGCGATCCTGCGCCTGTCCGGCTACCGGGTCGACGTCGTGGAGTTCGTGGCGTCGAGGCACACCCCGCGCAACGTCCTCATCCGGGCGGTACGCACCGGTGCTGCACCGACGCCCGCCCAGGTCGCGGAGTACACGGCCCTGACCGGCCAGTGGCGGCTGCGTCCGGCGCTGGAGGTCCGGCTCGGCGGTGTGCCCGGTGCTGTCGGCTGA
- a CDS encoding cold-shock protein, whose translation MPTGKVKWYDTEKGFGFLSRDDGGDVFVHASALPAGVESLKPGSRVEFGVAEGRRGEQALSVVLLDPLPSVAAAKRRPAEDMTVVVEDLIKVLDGVGNSLRRGKYPADTAKVAKMLRAVADQLEG comes from the coding sequence GTGCCCACCGGCAAGGTCAAGTGGTACGACACGGAGAAGGGCTTCGGCTTCCTCTCCCGCGACGACGGGGGCGATGTGTTCGTCCACGCCTCCGCGCTGCCCGCGGGCGTCGAGTCGCTCAAGCCGGGCTCCCGTGTCGAGTTCGGGGTCGCCGAGGGGCGCCGCGGCGAGCAGGCCCTGTCGGTCGTGCTGCTCGACCCGCTGCCCTCGGTCGCGGCCGCGAAGCGCCGACCGGCCGAGGACATGACCGTCGTCGTGGAGGACCTCATCAAGGTCCTCGACGGGGTCGGCAACAGCCTGCGCCGCGGCAAGTACCCGGCGGACACCGCGAAGGTCGCCAAGATGCTGCGAGCCGTCGCCGACCAGCTGGAGGGCTGA
- a CDS encoding DUF3027 domain-containing protein, translated as MAALATKPDATLVASVDLARAAAVEEAGAGLVGEHLGWTLEPDAERVLTHRFASLAPGYRGWVWAVTVSRISRGRSVTVDEVVQLPGEGALLAPPWVPWAERLRPDDLGPGDLLPSSPDDPRLVPGYLVRADDEPDVLEVVVELGLGRHRVLSPEGRDEAADRWINGRGGPGAELAEAAPATCETCGFLVHLGGAMGRVFGVCANEWSPSDGIVVSVDHGCGAHSEGAAAAVRSRGRAGEAAAPVVDDYGYDDLGHS; from the coding sequence GTGGCTGCGCTCGCGACCAAGCCGGACGCCACGTTGGTGGCCTCGGTGGACCTCGCCCGGGCCGCCGCCGTCGAGGAGGCGGGCGCCGGCCTGGTCGGTGAGCACCTGGGGTGGACCCTGGAGCCCGACGCCGAGCGGGTGCTGACCCACCGCTTCGCCTCGCTGGCACCGGGCTACCGCGGCTGGGTCTGGGCGGTCACCGTGTCGCGGATCTCCCGCGGCCGGTCGGTGACCGTCGACGAGGTGGTCCAGCTCCCGGGCGAGGGCGCCCTGCTGGCGCCGCCCTGGGTGCCCTGGGCCGAGCGCCTGCGCCCCGACGACCTCGGCCCCGGCGACCTGCTGCCGTCCTCGCCGGACGACCCTCGCCTGGTCCCGGGGTATCTCGTCCGGGCCGACGACGAGCCCGACGTGCTCGAGGTCGTGGTCGAGCTCGGCCTCGGCCGCCATCGCGTGCTGTCCCCCGAGGGGCGGGACGAGGCGGCGGACCGCTGGATCAACGGCCGCGGCGGGCCGGGTGCCGAGCTGGCCGAGGCCGCGCCCGCGACGTGCGAGACCTGCGGCTTCCTCGTGCACCTCGGCGGGGCCATGGGGCGGGTGTTCGGCGTGTGCGCGAACGAGTGGTCCCCGAGCGACGGGATCGTGGTGAGCGTGGACCACGGCTGCGGCGCGCACTCCGAAGGCGCGGCGGCGGCGGTCCGCTCCCGTGGCCGGGCGGGTGAGGCCGCCGCCCCCGTGGTCGACGACTACGGCTACGACGACCTCGGCCACAGCTGA